In Thermotomaculum hydrothermale, a single genomic region encodes these proteins:
- a CDS encoding ABC transporter ATP-binding protein, with translation MIKVEGLTKYYGDFLAVDNISFEVKKGEIVGLLGPNGAGKTTTLRILTGYLLPSGGSVKIKDYDIYKDLREIKKTIGYLPETTPLYGEMLVYDYLNFVADSKGIEEEKRLAELKRVADVCQIKDVMHKPVNELSKGYKQRVGLAAAMLGDPDILVLDEPTSGLDPNQIVEIREIIKEIGKEKTVLFSTHILSEAEATCDRLVIISKGKIVADGKTEELKRGRDKFIVNLELENVDSNTAVNELKVVNGVEDVKVNSENGSLKLTLEGKEDFRREVYSLIKSKDWGLLEMARASETLEEIFKKLTRE, from the coding sequence ATGATTAAGGTTGAGGGATTAACCAAGTATTACGGCGATTTCCTTGCAGTTGATAACATTTCTTTTGAGGTGAAAAAGGGGGAAATTGTCGGGCTTTTAGGCCCTAATGGTGCGGGTAAAACAACCACTTTAAGGATTTTAACAGGCTATCTTCTTCCTTCAGGGGGAAGTGTAAAGATTAAAGATTACGATATTTACAAGGATTTAAGGGAGATTAAAAAGACAATTGGTTACCTTCCTGAGACAACTCCCCTTTACGGCGAGATGCTTGTTTACGATTATTTAAACTTTGTTGCTGATTCAAAGGGGATTGAGGAAGAAAAGAGGCTTGCCGAGTTAAAGAGGGTTGCTGATGTTTGCCAGATTAAGGATGTTATGCACAAGCCTGTTAATGAATTGTCAAAGGGTTATAAGCAGAGGGTTGGGCTTGCCGCCGCTATGCTTGGAGACCCTGATATTCTTGTTTTAGACGAACCAACAAGCGGGCTTGACCCTAACCAGATTGTTGAGATTAGAGAGATAATAAAAGAGATAGGGAAGGAAAAGACTGTTTTGTTTTCAACACACATTTTAAGCGAGGCTGAAGCAACCTGCGACAGGCTTGTAATTATAAGTAAGGGAAAGATTGTTGCAGACGGGAAAACAGAGGAATTGAAAAGGGGAAGAGACAAATTTATCGTTAACCTTGAACTTGAAAATGTTGATAGTAATACTGCAGTTAATGAGTTGAAAGTGGTTAACGGTGTTGAAGATGTTAAGGTTAACTCTGAAAACGGTTCATTGAAACTGACACTTGAGGGGAAAGAGGATTTCAGAAGAGAGGTTTACTCGCTTATAAAGTCAAAAGACTGGGGATTGCTTGAGATGGCAAGGGCCTCTGAGACACTTGAAGAAATCTTCAAAAAACTGACGAGGGAGTAG
- a CDS encoding aspartate:alanine exchanger family transporter has protein sequence MRVEKKRFCDKFYNVMNMVLDFLGKNQVFTLFLIISIGYLIGRIKIKGFSLESSAILFVAILAGHLGLDAPVSFKTVGLLFFVYSIGLQAGPKFFSFFKRDGFALNMLAFAIVSIGAIVTAIIIYFFNVKPEIAIGLFAGALTSTPGLAAAQEATNSPLTSTGYGIAYPFGVIGVIVFVKLLPFFIKKGEENKQENEKEKIGFIHNEVKNPAIFGKSLRELKFRTVTGCVVSRVMRGDKIFVPKPETKLLKGDIVRVVGTPENLENATNLLGGKTDREIPSRSLTVKKFVVTNREIIGKTVRDIALNSYFNATITRIRRSGIEFPAMLDRKFEWGDRVTVVGEESVMNEIKNIFGDDLKALEEGNIYAVILGMVIGILIGMIPVSFGKVISLKMGMTGGILFSGLVLSNLGKTGPIIWRAPGAIVNFVRELGLVFFLAVVGVKAGSTFAQIIHTSGFSLFLYGALITLLPMVVVLIINLIFLKYGYLRLSGIITGGMTSTPGLAAATSLSDSDTPMITYAAVYPVAMISMMLWAKILAAMF, from the coding sequence TTGAGGGTTGAGAAAAAAAGATTTTGTGATAAATTTTACAATGTTATGAATATGGTGCTTGATTTTTTAGGGAAAAACCAGGTGTTTACACTTTTTTTAATTATCTCTATCGGGTATTTAATCGGCAGAATAAAAATAAAAGGCTTTTCCCTTGAATCCTCTGCAATTTTGTTTGTGGCAATACTTGCAGGGCATTTAGGGTTAGATGCCCCTGTTTCCTTTAAAACGGTGGGGCTTTTGTTTTTTGTTTATTCAATAGGTTTACAGGCTGGCCCAAAGTTTTTTTCATTCTTTAAAAGAGACGGCTTTGCATTAAATATGCTTGCATTTGCAATAGTTTCAATCGGGGCAATTGTTACAGCAATAATTATATATTTTTTCAATGTAAAACCTGAAATTGCAATTGGGCTTTTTGCAGGTGCATTAACCTCAACCCCGGGGCTTGCCGCTGCACAGGAGGCAACAAATTCCCCCCTTACCTCAACAGGTTACGGAATTGCCTATCCATTTGGAGTTATTGGAGTAATTGTATTTGTTAAACTCCTTCCTTTTTTTATTAAAAAGGGGGAAGAAAACAAACAGGAGAATGAGAAAGAGAAGATTGGTTTTATCCATAATGAAGTTAAAAATCCTGCCATTTTTGGCAAAAGTTTAAGGGAACTAAAATTCAGGACTGTTACAGGGTGCGTTGTTTCAAGGGTAATGAGAGGGGATAAAATTTTTGTTCCCAAACCTGAAACAAAATTGCTTAAAGGGGACATTGTAAGAGTTGTTGGAACACCTGAAAACCTTGAAAATGCAACAAACCTTTTAGGGGGCAAAACAGACAGGGAAATACCTTCAAGAAGCCTAACAGTTAAAAAATTTGTAGTAACAAACAGGGAAATTATTGGAAAAACTGTCAGGGATATAGCATTAAACTCATACTTTAATGCAACAATTACAAGGATAAGGAGAAGCGGGATTGAATTTCCTGCAATGCTTGACAGAAAGTTTGAGTGGGGAGACAGGGTTACTGTTGTTGGAGAAGAATCTGTTATGAATGAGATTAAAAACATTTTTGGAGACGATTTAAAGGCGCTTGAAGAGGGAAATATTTACGCTGTAATTTTAGGAATGGTTATAGGGATTTTGATAGGGATGATACCTGTTTCATTTGGAAAAGTTATCTCTCTAAAAATGGGAATGACCGGGGGAATTCTATTTTCAGGGCTTGTTTTAAGCAATTTAGGAAAAACAGGGCCAATTATATGGCGTGCCCCCGGGGCAATAGTAAACTTTGTAAGGGAGTTGGGGCTTGTTTTTTTCCTTGCAGTTGTTGGGGTAAAGGCTGGAAGCACCTTTGCGCAGATTATCCACACAAGCGGATTTTCCCTTTTTCTTTACGGTGCATTGATTACCCTTTTGCCAATGGTTGTTGTTTTAATAATCAACCTGATTTTCCTGAAATACGGCTATTTAAGGCTTAGCGGGATTATTACAGGTGGGATGACATCAACCCCGGGGCTTGCTGCTGCCACCTCTCTTTCAGATTCAGACACCCCAATGATAACCTATGCCGCTGTTTACCCTGTTGCTATGATCTCAATGATGCTCTGGGCTAAAATCCTTGCTGCAATGTTTTAA
- the trpB gene encoding tryptophan synthase subunit beta, producing the protein MNTATHIQEKKENLREGFFGKFGGAYVPEVLKPILDELAEAYKTIVPTKEFQEEFRYYLKHYAGRPSPLYFAERLTEYCGGAKIYLKREDLNHTGAHKINHTIGEALLAKKMGKKKLIAETGAGQHGVATATVAARFGFDCDIYMGAVDVKKQAPNVLRMKLLGANVIEVNEGAATLKEAVDAALNAFVQNHEDVFYALGSAVGPHPYPSMVRDFQKIVGEEAEKQILEHEGRLPDYLIACVGGGSNAIGLFNQFLDYKEVNIIGVEPLGKGEKLGEHAATLNFGEEGIMHGFNSIMLKDEKGNPAPVYSIASGLDYPSVGPQHAFLKETGRAKYVAVTDREAIDALRILSEVEGIIPALESSHAIAYTIKFAKTLPKDKIIIVNLSGRGDKDLDTIFEILNLQV; encoded by the coding sequence ATGAATACAGCTACACACATTCAGGAGAAAAAAGAGAATTTAAGGGAAGGCTTTTTTGGTAAATTTGGCGGCGCTTATGTGCCAGAGGTTTTAAAGCCTATACTTGATGAGTTAGCAGAGGCTTATAAAACAATAGTGCCAACAAAGGAATTTCAGGAAGAGTTTAGGTATTATTTGAAGCACTATGCAGGAAGGCCATCCCCCTTATACTTTGCAGAAAGGTTAACAGAGTACTGCGGTGGAGCAAAAATTTACCTTAAAAGGGAAGATTTAAACCATACAGGTGCGCACAAGATAAACCACACAATCGGGGAAGCATTGCTTGCAAAGAAAATGGGAAAGAAAAAGTTGATTGCAGAGACAGGAGCAGGCCAACACGGTGTTGCAACAGCAACTGTTGCCGCAAGGTTTGGATTTGATTGTGACATTTACATGGGGGCAGTTGATGTAAAGAAACAGGCGCCAAATGTATTGAGAATGAAACTTTTAGGGGCAAATGTAATTGAGGTAAACGAAGGTGCTGCAACCTTAAAGGAGGCTGTTGATGCCGCATTAAACGCATTTGTTCAAAACCACGAGGATGTATTTTACGCATTAGGCTCAGCTGTTGGACCTCATCCATACCCGTCTATGGTTAGAGATTTTCAAAAGATTGTGGGGGAAGAGGCAGAAAAGCAGATTTTAGAGCATGAGGGAAGGCTTCCTGATTATCTGATTGCCTGCGTCGGTGGGGGAAGCAATGCGATAGGGCTTTTCAACCAATTCCTTGATTACAAAGAGGTTAACATAATCGGAGTTGAACCGCTTGGGAAGGGAGAAAAACTTGGAGAGCATGCTGCAACCTTGAATTTTGGGGAAGAGGGAATAATGCACGGCTTTAACTCAATTATGCTTAAAGACGAAAAGGGCAACCCTGCACCTGTATACTCAATTGCATCAGGGCTTGATTATCCATCAGTCGGCCCTCAGCACGCATTTTTGAAAGAAACCGGAAGGGCAAAGTATGTTGCAGTAACAGACAGAGAGGCAATTGATGCATTAAGGATTTTAAGCGAGGTTGAGGGGATTATCCCTGCCCTTGAATCCTCTCACGCTATTGCCTATACAATAAAGTTCGCAAAAACTTTGCCTAAGGACAAAATAATAATTGTCAATCTTTCTGGAAGGGGAGACAAAGACCTTGACACAATCTTTGAGATATTAAATTTACAGGTATAA
- a CDS encoding AMP-binding protein, with protein sequence MNTVKKPWLKFYGNIPESLDYPKKSLYQVVKENAKKHGNSIAYKFLGASYTYNQLIENIEKFASGLKSLGFKKGDTMSIIMPTCPEGIVAFYAVNKLGGIASMVHPLSTEKEIEYYFNLSDSKYVLTLDMFYEKVENASKNSKVEKIIVSKISNSMPFLKKSIYNLFMSKKVKLGEKAVKYNDLINIKDYVEDAEVNTNELAAILYSGGTTGFPKGVMLSNYNLIAEGMQVSVWGGLNEEDTILAILPIFHGFGLSVCINAVFMGGARSILIPKFELNDLIKTIKKEKPTFLIGVPTLYKAFVDSEDFRKIKLDFLKAAFCGADTLPEKLKRDFDLLVEKSGGKAKLLEGYGLTEAVTAVMAMPLNHYKPGSMGVPFPDMLAKIVEPGTDKEKETGEIGEIVLSGPDVMLGYIKNKEETERVLKRHSDGLTWLHTGDLGYMDEDGFFYFKQRLKRMIKVSGYNVFPAEVENVLINHPLVKNACVIGVEDDYQMTRVKAFVELEDFSKASDELKKELIEYAKKHLIKWSCPKEIEFRKELPLTKIGKVDFKVLEQEEKEKRLKEKKEK encoded by the coding sequence ATGAATACAGTTAAGAAGCCCTGGTTGAAATTTTATGGAAATATACCTGAATCTTTAGATTATCCTAAAAAATCCCTCTATCAGGTTGTTAAAGAGAATGCAAAAAAACACGGAAACTCAATTGCATACAAGTTTTTAGGTGCATCCTATACATACAATCAACTTATTGAAAATATTGAAAAATTTGCTTCAGGGCTTAAGTCTCTGGGCTTTAAAAAAGGGGATACCATGAGCATTATAATGCCTACATGCCCTGAAGGGATTGTTGCTTTTTATGCTGTAAACAAGTTAGGCGGAATTGCAAGTATGGTGCATCCCCTTTCAACTGAAAAAGAGATTGAGTATTATTTTAATTTAAGCGATTCAAAGTATGTTTTAACCCTTGATATGTTTTACGAAAAGGTTGAAAATGCTTCAAAAAATTCAAAGGTTGAAAAAATAATTGTCTCAAAAATATCAAACTCAATGCCATTCCTTAAAAAATCAATATACAACCTCTTTATGTCAAAAAAGGTTAAGTTAGGTGAAAAGGCGGTTAAGTATAATGATTTAATAAATATTAAAGACTATGTTGAAGATGCTGAGGTAAATACAAATGAATTAGCGGCAATTCTGTACAGCGGTGGTACAACAGGTTTTCCAAAAGGGGTAATGCTTTCAAATTACAATTTAATTGCAGAGGGGATGCAGGTTTCAGTCTGGGGGGGTTTAAACGAAGAGGATACAATATTGGCAATTCTCCCAATTTTTCACGGTTTTGGTTTAAGTGTTTGTATAAACGCTGTTTTTATGGGGGGAGCAAGGTCAATTTTAATCCCCAAGTTTGAATTAAATGATTTAATTAAGACGATAAAGAAGGAAAAACCAACCTTTTTAATTGGTGTTCCCACTCTGTACAAGGCTTTTGTTGATAGTGAGGATTTTAGAAAGATAAAACTTGACTTTTTAAAGGCTGCATTCTGTGGGGCAGACACTTTGCCTGAAAAGTTAAAGAGAGACTTTGACTTGCTTGTTGAAAAAAGCGGCGGAAAGGCAAAGTTGCTTGAAGGATACGGCTTAACTGAGGCTGTAACCGCTGTTATGGCTATGCCTTTAAACCACTATAAACCAGGCTCAATGGGGGTTCCATTCCCTGATATGCTTGCAAAGATTGTTGAACCGGGAACGGATAAAGAAAAGGAAACTGGTGAGATAGGAGAGATTGTTTTATCAGGGCCTGATGTTATGCTTGGTTATATAAAGAATAAGGAAGAAACAGAAAGGGTTTTAAAGAGGCATTCAGACGGCTTAACCTGGCTTCACACAGGTGATTTAGGCTATATGGATGAAGACGGCTTCTTTTACTTTAAGCAGAGATTAAAGAGAATGATTAAGGTTTCTGGATACAATGTTTTTCCAGCAGAGGTTGAAAATGTGCTTATAAATCACCCATTGGTAAAAAATGCCTGCGTTATAGGTGTTGAAGACGATTATCAGATGACGAGAGTTAAGGCATTTGTGGAACTTGAAGACTTTTCTAAAGCAAGCGATGAGTTGAAAAAAGAGTTGATTGAGTATGCTAAAAAGCATTTGATAAAGTGGAGTTGCCCTAAAGAAATTGAATTCAGGAAGGAATTGCCGTTAACAAAGATTGGCAAGGTTGACTTCAAGGTTCTTGAACAGGAAGAAAAGGAAAAAAGGCTTAAAGAAAAGAAAGAAAAATAA
- a CDS encoding putative glycoside hydrolase, with translation MKKIAFFLLIFTSCLAFSIEEFGVYFPSHIGNSNIEQTIVKIKEMGFNAIILPATDEFVEDGKSVAFFPNSVLPLAEGVEENYFENVIKIAHQKGLKVYAWINMPNEYFLSLHPDWISILSNGKPSDYYNSNDYFQRIIPPARVIKEDEYKNLLASLIDQLVSYNIDGIDLNDNFQWAEYYIENQDLTLYSSFDNFSVEAFESDTGINVEGNSPEEKADYIFNNEEIYNSWLEWRANQVNRLLEFIKNRIVKSGKSIPFRPHLLADKWALEDYGIDYQEACKIADIPYTMILVDSNEHNLEKYNELIFLIKQVSAKKIACSTYLYDIESNSNEELLKRILLFDSLNINSLNLFNLNEIEEKNLFNTVKYAISRANTLSKNKTLSSRMGVHIVGLEGEDSQTIDNTLKKASLSGAKWVRIGAIWDMLNPEKDKFNFENEDLLINTLKKYNLNPLIAVAWCPKWVSSNPNAPDYYFYAPTDEKIGDYQSPFSEGSGYDYLYLFAKTLAERYKDSVFYYELWNEEDTDFLKSVNSSDTSAEYAKMLFYFYHGIKDGNPDAKVLIGGLAQDINSINSHPNYLEKLLRNTNYPAFNNFDILNIHTNYKTPSQIVNQIEMNKNILKDYGNKPLWITETCYSSEKIWQNGEFKQGEEGLVNYLKKTIPLELGLTDGVVFWTPFADYPENIENCPEKYSGIVYKNLKEKNLFYLFKNIANSKPHTFVIPHIAEKNWHTTAKIFNESGKECYLTLKKYESGKLKIEKPILINPLEAITLTNNEFGKNGFVLVNSFSNSIHINLSFRYKDTKSVSSFNLNEKSNSKWIIPVKQPDWFDWSGIAIANHLNEKINLNITAYKNGEKISEFNTTLNPYSKFVSTLKNIFLNDTIPDFLIVSSNREIYSPIFISGNNSQTRHLFLKGQLMASGTFYLNHIAEENWETSVELINPSNYETKIILTGKRESKTITIPPYSKIALKSGSELDFSSLYKIESNNAIMLTLYYRFKGRQSICAFPIKPDNLSKHFLINNKFENWFDWSGLAIANFNSFPVKIYLSAYKGKEKVGDNLFELNQFSKNVKLVSNFIQGLTPENFDKIELKSNYPIPAPIIISGNNEQDRHTFFNGEKLKSKRFPQIANYFLGDVNESDITPLSQMDLIVLDMETGNAKQDILKSIKKINPEIKILGYMTAEEIETDSPLYDENSLRYKLWQNIKDSWWLKNCNGEHIVFWEDTWMLNCSSLCPEVNGKKWNTTFAEFIVNNVLSCKLWDGFYVDNCWDNISWIDECIDINGDSIGDNTELIDNSWKDGMDEMLARFNSLTSNSLFMGNGGYAFYKYLNGALIEEFTEWDNWYNEVNTYRKLCNLMKKPVLNTINACGGENDLKKMRFGLASALISDGYYSYDAGSQTHSEHWIYPEYLIDLGVPLDDGEIVIENPVLTNDFENNSWETNEFGEITENGIDGKSILADSTNSTDEWNEFLFSPSNSLTPENEIIVKFDYKILEKQENTEFYFVIRSKSQSENYDLNIDKYFGKNSPILKTSTFKTSCKLKNANDYQIVFGIKNRGKTLIDNIKVYSDTNTMYSIRYFENGVAICNNSQKTLNLPLNGMYKTIDSLTNQKGKANSTVSIPPKEGIILLKAP, from the coding sequence ATGAAAAAGATTGCTTTTTTTCTCTTAATCTTTACATCCTGCCTTGCATTTTCTATTGAAGAATTTGGTGTGTACTTTCCCTCGCACATTGGCAATTCAAACATTGAACAGACAATAGTAAAAATAAAAGAAATGGGATTTAATGCAATTATCCTTCCTGCAACAGACGAGTTTGTGGAGGATGGTAAAAGTGTGGCATTTTTCCCAAATTCAGTTTTACCCCTTGCAGAGGGGGTTGAAGAGAATTACTTTGAAAATGTTATAAAAATTGCCCATCAGAAAGGATTAAAGGTATATGCCTGGATAAATATGCCGAATGAATACTTTTTATCACTTCACCCGGATTGGATTTCAATTCTCTCAAACGGCAAACCGTCAGATTACTATAACAGCAATGATTATTTTCAGAGAATTATTCCCCCTGCAAGGGTTATAAAGGAAGATGAATACAAGAATTTACTCGCCAGTTTAATTGACCAGTTGGTTAGTTACAACATTGACGGTATTGATTTAAACGACAACTTTCAATGGGCTGAATACTATATTGAAAATCAGGATTTAACCTTATATTCAAGTTTTGATAACTTTTCAGTTGAAGCATTTGAAAGTGATACTGGAATCAATGTTGAGGGAAATTCCCCTGAAGAAAAGGCAGATTATATCTTCAACAATGAAGAGATTTATAATAGTTGGCTTGAATGGAGGGCAAATCAGGTTAACCGATTGCTTGAATTTATAAAAAATAGAATAGTAAAAAGTGGCAAAAGCATACCATTCAGGCCTCATTTACTTGCAGACAAGTGGGCATTAGAAGATTATGGAATAGATTACCAAGAAGCCTGCAAAATTGCAGATATACCTTACACAATGATTTTAGTTGATTCAAATGAACACAATTTAGAAAAGTATAATGAATTAATTTTTTTGATTAAACAGGTAAGCGCAAAAAAGATTGCCTGCTCAACCTATCTTTACGACATTGAATCAAACAGTAATGAAGAGTTGCTGAAGCGAATTTTACTCTTTGATTCCCTCAACATAAACTCTCTAAACCTGTTCAACTTAAATGAGATTGAGGAGAAAAATCTATTTAACACAGTTAAATACGCAATTAGCAGGGCTAACACACTTTCAAAAAATAAAACATTGTCATCAAGGATGGGAGTGCACATTGTCGGATTGGAGGGGGAAGATTCACAAACAATTGACAACACATTGAAAAAAGCAAGTTTAAGCGGGGCAAAATGGGTAAGGATTGGCGCAATATGGGATATGCTAAACCCTGAAAAAGATAAATTTAACTTTGAAAATGAAGATTTGCTAATCAACACTTTAAAAAAGTATAACTTAAATCCATTGATTGCTGTTGCGTGGTGTCCAAAATGGGTTAGCTCAAATCCAAATGCACCTGACTATTACTTTTATGCACCAACCGACGAAAAAATAGGGGATTACCAATCCCCATTCAGTGAGGGAAGCGGTTACGATTACCTTTACCTTTTTGCAAAAACCCTTGCGGAAAGGTACAAGGACAGCGTTTTTTACTATGAGTTGTGGAATGAAGAAGACACAGATTTTTTAAAAAGTGTTAATTCAAGCGACACATCAGCGGAATATGCAAAAATGCTATTCTATTTTTACCACGGGATAAAAGACGGAAACCCAGATGCAAAGGTTTTAATAGGGGGACTGGCACAGGATATAAATTCTATAAATTCACACCCGAATTACCTTGAAAAATTGTTAAGAAACACCAATTACCCTGCTTTCAACAACTTTGACATTCTAAACATACACACAAATTACAAAACCCCATCTCAAATTGTCAATCAAATTGAGATGAATAAAAATATTTTAAAAGATTACGGCAACAAACCTTTGTGGATTACTGAAACCTGCTATTCTTCTGAAAAAATCTGGCAAAATGGGGAGTTTAAACAGGGGGAAGAGGGATTAGTCAATTACTTAAAAAAAACTATCCCTCTGGAGTTGGGATTAACAGACGGAGTTGTATTCTGGACACCGTTTGCAGACTATCCAGAAAACATTGAAAATTGCCCGGAAAAGTACAGCGGAATTGTTTATAAAAACTTAAAAGAAAAAAACCTATTTTACCTTTTTAAAAATATTGCGAATTCAAAGCCTCATACCTTTGTTATCCCCCACATTGCAGAGAAAAACTGGCACACAACAGCAAAAATATTCAACGAATCAGGGAAAGAATGCTATTTAACATTAAAAAAGTATGAAAGTGGGAAATTAAAAATTGAAAAACCAATTTTAATAAACCCTCTTGAAGCAATAACATTAACAAACAATGAGTTTGGAAAAAACGGCTTTGTTCTGGTTAATTCATTCTCAAATTCAATTCACATCAATCTATCCTTCAGATACAAAGACACAAAGTCTGTTTCAAGTTTTAACCTGAATGAAAAAAGCAATAGCAAATGGATTATCCCTGTAAAACAACCTGACTGGTTTGACTGGTCAGGCATTGCTATTGCCAATCACTTAAACGAAAAAATAAACTTGAATATAACCGCTTACAAAAACGGAGAAAAAATAAGCGAATTCAACACAACACTTAACCCTTACTCAAAATTTGTATCAACGCTAAAAAACATATTTTTAAATGATACAATCCCTGATTTTTTAATTGTCTCCTCAAACAGAGAAATCTATTCCCCAATATTTATTTCAGGTAACAACAGCCAGACAAGGCATTTATTCCTTAAAGGCCAATTAATGGCAAGTGGCACATTTTATCTAAACCACATAGCAGAGGAAAACTGGGAAACTTCAGTTGAACTAATAAATCCATCAAACTATGAAACAAAAATAATCCTAACTGGCAAGAGAGAATCAAAAACAATTACAATTCCCCCATACTCAAAAATAGCACTAAAAAGCGGAAGCGAGTTAGACTTCTCAAGCCTGTACAAAATTGAAAGCAACAATGCCATTATGTTAACACTTTATTACAGATTCAAAGGGAGACAGTCAATCTGCGCTTTCCCGATAAAACCGGACAATCTTTCAAAACACTTTTTAATTAACAATAAATTTGAAAACTGGTTTGACTGGTCAGGATTGGCAATTGCAAACTTTAACAGTTTCCCGGTAAAAATATATTTAAGCGCTTATAAAGGGAAAGAAAAGGTTGGAGACAACTTATTTGAATTAAACCAATTCAGCAAAAATGTTAAGCTTGTATCAAACTTTATACAAGGGTTAACCCCTGAAAACTTTGACAAAATTGAGTTAAAAAGCAATTACCCGATTCCAGCGCCAATAATTATCTCAGGGAACAATGAACAGGACAGGCACACATTTTTTAACGGAGAAAAGTTAAAATCAAAAAGATTTCCTCAAATTGCAAACTATTTTTTAGGGGATGTTAATGAAAGTGACATAACACCCCTTTCGCAGATGGATTTAATTGTGCTTGATATGGAAACGGGAAATGCAAAACAGGATATTTTAAAAAGCATAAAAAAGATAAACCCTGAAATAAAAATCCTTGGCTATATGACAGCGGAAGAGATTGAAACAGACTCGCCTCTTTACGATGAGAATTCATTAAGGTATAAACTATGGCAAAACATTAAAGACAGTTGGTGGCTAAAAAACTGTAACGGGGAACACATTGTTTTCTGGGAAGATACCTGGATGCTAAACTGCTCATCCCTTTGCCCTGAAGTCAATGGGAAAAAGTGGAACACAACCTTTGCTGAATTTATAGTGAACAATGTTTTATCCTGCAAACTGTGGGATGGATTTTATGTTGACAATTGCTGGGACAACATTTCCTGGATTGATGAGTGCATTGACATTAACGGAGATTCAATAGGAGACAACACCGAACTAATTGACAATTCCTGGAAAGACGGAATGGATGAAATGCTTGCCAGGTTTAACTCATTAACATCAAACTCACTATTTATGGGGAATGGCGGCTATGCTTTTTACAAATACTTAAACGGTGCTTTAATTGAAGAGTTTACTGAGTGGGACAACTGGTATAACGAGGTAAACACTTACAGAAAACTATGCAACTTAATGAAAAAGCCTGTATTAAATACAATTAACGCCTGCGGGGGAGAAAATGACTTAAAAAAAATGAGGTTCGGGCTTGCAAGTGCTTTAATTTCAGATGGATATTACTCCTACGACGCAGGCTCACAAACCCACTCTGAACACTGGATTTACCCTGAATACCTTATTGACCTTGGAGTACCTTTAGATGATGGGGAGATTGTGATTGAAAACCCTGTTTTAACAAACGACTTTGAAAACAACAGCTGGGAAACAAATGAATTTGGCGAGATAACAGAAAACGGAATTGATGGAAAATCAATACTGGCAGACAGCACAAACTCAACCGATGAGTGGAACGAATTTTTATTCTCTCCGTCAAACTCTCTTACCCCTGAAAATGAGATAATTGTTAAGTTTGATTACAAAATACTTGAAAAACAAGAAAACACAGAGTTTTACTTTGTCATTCGCTCAAAAAGCCAGAGTGAAAACTATGACTTAAACATAGACAAATACTTCGGGAAAAACTCTCCAATCTTAAAAACATCCACATTTAAAACATCCTGTAAACTTAAAAATGCAAACGATTATCAAATTGTATTTGGAATAAAGAACAGGGGGAAAACACTTATTGACAACATAAAGGTTTATTCAGACACAAACACAATGTACTCAATAAGGTACTTTGAAAACGGAGTTGCAATATGCAACAACTCTCAAAAAACATTAAATTTACCTTTAAACGGGATGTACAAAACAATTGATTCACTAACAAACCAAAAAGGGAAAGCAAATTCAACAGTATCAATCCCCCCAAAAGAGGGAATAATCCTCCTAAAAGCACCTTGA